The following are encoded in a window of Podospora pseudoanserina strain CBS 124.78 chromosome 6, whole genome shotgun sequence genomic DNA:
- a CDS encoding hypothetical protein (EggNog:ENOG503NX9U; COG:S), translated as MTTREACRGLRRIVPVDDAPDDATIDIIAIHGLGTESPRTWEFKKRNGDGVVNWLSDADMLPAALPKARIYTYDWNANYFANAPVQTLLGHADTLLGLIAEGRGSQTRPIIFVASCFGGLILAEAIIRAAQEGSAYKHILLSTVGIVFLATPFQGSDAAKQARWQVLVKGIMGEQASDQLIKDLEQSHDFVHQRVQKFAEIANAKAVQLPLSCFFETRKTEMLRRILSPGWAKRLSRSVTRKILVTESSACLHGFPRQGLDATHSGMNKFQGPECPNFKLVKDAVRKLAGDASVVLKLRKNSTEKGHWIVRFGRNKEFVGRELILEDLLKRVLPSGDEDDCQRTAIEGLGGVGKTQIALETAYRIRDVQPECSVFWVPAINTTAFENVYRAIGQQLKVPGIDEEKADVKALIKSALGRESMGNWLLIIDNADDEKLLFGDTALTDYLPFSRKGSILFTTRNHKLGLRLVESENHIIAVEEMSRDEALKLLGKNLKSSQMSDTGSNNALLEFLTNLPLAIRQASAYMAKEQISTARYLKLCKSSNEDMVKLLSSHFDDRHRYKNIQNAVATTWLISFQQISDHDALAANYLRFLCFLAGKDIPHSLLPPAGTLETVEAIGTLKAYAFISQQNESDSYDIHRLVQISMLSWLDGTGERQEWTAKVLERLNNIFPWPKHENREEWIRYLPHTQHALQLRKRTDNEEAITGLLSKVGKSFHNLGKYKEAEQMQRQALQLSEKVLGKEHPDTLTSMNNLAVVLDSQGKYEEAEQIHRQALQLSQKVSEIR; from the exons ATGACCACGAGAGAG GCTTGCAGGGGACTCCGCCGGATCGTCCCAGTCGACGACGCTCCCGACGACGCGACGATCGA TATTATCGCAATCCACGGATTGGGCACCGAGTCGCCGCGGACATGGGAGTttaagaaaagaaatggggatggggttgtgaACTGGCTGTCGGACGCCGACATGCTGCCGGCAGCCCTACCAAAGGCCCGCATATATACGTACGACTGGAATGCAAACTACTTCGCAAATGCACCCGTGCAGACGCTGCTCGGCCATGCCGATACGCTACTCGGTCTTATCGCCGAAGGCCGTGGTTCGCAAACGCGACCGATTATCTTCGTCGCCTCTTGTTTTGGAGGGCTTATTCTGGCTGAG GCAATCATCCGAGCCGCCCAGGAAGGCAGCGCCTATAAACATATCCTGCTTTCCACTGTCGGCATCGTGTTTCTCGCCACCCCATTCCAGGGTAGTGATGCTGCGAAGCAGGCTCGGTGGCAGGTGCTGGTTAAAGGCATTATGGGAGAGCAGGCCTCTGACCAACTCATAAAAGACCTCGAGCAGAGCCACGACTTCGTCCACCAGCGCGTTCAGAAGTTCGCCGAGATCGCTAATGCTAAGGCAGTGCAACTGCCCCTGAGTTGCTTTTTCGAGACCAGGAAGACGGAGATGTTAAGACGCATTCTATCGCCGGGGTGGGCGAAGCGCCTGTCAAGGAGTGTTACCCGCAAGATT CTTGTGACGGAGTCTTCGGCCTGCCTGCATGGTTTCCCTCGCCAAGGCTTGGATGCGACCCATTCAGGGATGAACAAATTCCAAGGTCCAGAATGTCCCAACTTTAAATTAGTTAAAGATGCGGTCAGGAAACTCGCTGGAGACGCATCGGTTGTTTTAAAACTGCGGAAGAACT CTACCGAGAAGGGACACTGGATCGTCCGGTTCGGACGTAATAAGGAATTCGTCGGGCGTGAATTAATTCTCGAAGATCTTCTTAAGAGGGTTCTTCCTAGTGGAGACGAAGATGACTGCCAACGGACCGCCATCGAAGGTCtggggggggttggaaagACGCAGATCGCGCTGGAGACCGCTTATCGCATTCGCGACGTGCAGCCGGAATGCTCGGTCTTTTGGGTTCCCGCTATAAATACCACCGCTTTCGAGAATGTATACCGCGCTATCGGCCAGCAGCTTAAGGTACCGGGAATCGACGAAGAAAAAGCAGATGTCAAGGCACTGATCAAGTCCGCATTGGGCCGCGAGAGTATGGGTAACTGGCTTTTGATCATCGATAACGCCGACGATGAAAAGCTACTTTTTGGGGATACCGCCCTTACCGACTATCTTCCATTCAGCCGGAAAGGATCTATTCTTTTCACAACCCGAAACCATAAACTTGGATTAAGGCTGGTCGAGTCTGAAAATCATATTATCGCAGTTGAAGAAATGAGCAGAGACGAGGCCCTTAAGCTATTAGGGAAAAACCTAAAAAGTTCTCAGATGAGCGACACAGGAAGCAACAATGCGTTGCTGGAGTTTCTTACTAACCTCCCTCTGGCAATACGGCAAGCGTCTGCTTATATGGCCAAGGAGCAGATCTCGACTGCGCGGTACCTTAAGCTATGCAAGTCCAGTAATGAGGATATGGTTAAGTTGTTGAGTAGTCACTTTGACGACCGACACCGATATAAGAACATTCAAAATGCTGTCGCCACAACTTGGCTGATTTCGTTCCAGCAAATCTCAGATCACGACGCGCTGGCGGCTAACTACCTTAGATTTCTGTGCTTTTTAGCCGGGAAGGATATTCCGCACTCCCTGTTGCCGCCGGCGGGGACGCTAGAGACTGTTGAAGCAATCGGGACCCTGAAGGCGTATGCATTTATCTCCCAACAGAATGAGTCGGATAGCTACGATATCCATCGGCTAGTTCAGATATCGATGCTGAGCTGGTTAGATGGAACGGGAGAGCGACAGGAATGGACGGCCAAAGTGTTAGAACGGCTTAACAATATATTTCCTTGGCCCAAACACGAAAACCGAGAAGAGTGGATAAGGTATCTTCCTCATACGCAACATGCTCTTCAACTACGGAAGAGAACAGATAACGAGGAAGCGATAACAGGTCTTCTTTCCAAAGTGGGTAAGAGCTTTCACAATTTAGGGAAGTAtaaggaggccgagcagatgCAACGGCAGGCGCTCCAGCTATCTGAGAAGGTGTTGGGCAAGGAGCATCCCGACACGCTCACCAGCATGAACAACCTTGCGGTTGTGCTTGATAGCCAGGGGAAGTatgaggaggccgagcagatACATCGGCAGGCGCTGCAGCTATCTCAGAAGGTGTCGGAGATCAGATGA